A stretch of Desulfotalea psychrophila LSv54 DNA encodes these proteins:
- a CDS encoding MarR family winged helix-turn-helix transcriptional regulator: MSVEQLSHQLVEFYDKISSWEHSVVKESGLSPTQMHTIEIIGHNQEMRMKELAEKLGITTGTLTVGIDKLEKQGLVQRKPHEKDRRSWLIVLTERGEAMFKEHHRFHQAFTQDICAELTSEEVASLARLLGAVLNKM; encoded by the coding sequence ATGAGTGTAGAACAACTCTCACATCAGTTGGTAGAATTTTATGACAAAATTTCATCCTGGGAACATTCCGTAGTCAAAGAAAGTGGTCTCTCTCCCACCCAGATGCATACGATTGAAATAATCGGTCATAACCAAGAGATGCGAATGAAGGAACTTGCAGAAAAATTGGGAATCACCACGGGAACACTAACCGTCGGCATAGATAAACTTGAAAAGCAGGGGCTTGTGCAACGAAAACCCCATGAAAAGGATCGCCGGTCATGGTTGATTGTTTTAACAGAAAGGGGAGAGGCAATGTTTAAAGAACATCATAGGTTCCATCAAGCATTTACCCAAGATATTTGTGCAGAACTCACCTCAGAGGAGGTGGCAAGTCTCGCAAGACTGTTAGGCGCAGTGCTCAACAAAATGTAA
- a CDS encoding urease accessory protein UreH domain-containing protein has protein sequence MELNTLLLAALQSSFILGLLHGINPCGHSWLVLAPFTTGEKNGKRVALLSFAFLFGTALACIALGASLGAVSQSLPASVGIWVEVITSLALLLIGALLLYKPHILHNHDHEHDHNHDCHHDHDCHDHRPGIMARLKKFTKNKKILPYALFSIGFINMIIPCPTVAVMYGYALNSGSLLSATLVFATYAVSTAVAVGLVIFLIFKATHMAHSLQKEWIEPFIMKLSGLVIIVFAGYGLYGAIISSTYRGAV, from the coding sequence ATGGAACTCAACACCCTATTGCTTGCAGCACTACAGTCGAGCTTTATACTCGGCCTGCTTCACGGGATAAACCCCTGTGGACATTCATGGCTCGTTCTCGCCCCATTTACTACGGGAGAAAAAAACGGTAAACGTGTCGCCCTGCTAAGCTTCGCCTTCCTCTTTGGAACGGCGCTTGCCTGTATTGCCCTCGGCGCAAGCCTGGGGGCTGTATCTCAATCCCTGCCCGCTTCAGTTGGCATCTGGGTTGAAGTTATCACCTCGCTAGCCCTTTTGCTCATCGGCGCCCTCCTGCTCTATAAACCCCATATACTCCACAACCATGATCACGAGCACGACCACAATCATGACTGCCATCATGATCACGACTGCCATGATCATCGGCCAGGCATCATGGCCCGGCTTAAGAAATTCACAAAAAACAAAAAAATACTTCCATATGCCCTTTTTAGCATTGGCTTTATCAATATGATCATTCCATGTCCCACCGTGGCGGTCATGTATGGTTATGCCCTAAATTCCGGGAGCTTGCTCTCGGCAACCCTTGTCTTTGCCACCTATGCAGTTTCAACAGCAGTTGCCGTCGGCCTGGTTATTTTCCTCATATTCAAGGCAACACATATGGCCCATTCACTGCAAAAGGAGTGGATAGAGCCCTTTATTATGAAGCTGTCAGGATTGGTAATTATTGTTTTTGCTGGATATGGACTCTATGGGGCAATTATTTCCTCTACATACAGGGGGGCAGTATGA
- a CDS encoding MFS transporter — protein MTRQQKKALFILWFGYANFYLLRLNYGIAMPGIMAEYGYSRGELGLGASFFFMLYALGLVVSGVLSDRLGPKRILVFGLLCSILVNLAFPSIAGSLFGIVFLWSINGFFQAMGWAPTVKMTSPWFEEGQKGRASAILGTSYIIGSALSWLLAGYLAQNYSWRLVFYGPTLIAAVILALYLIYIEQYPQATTPARQSILKTLGAVLAEREIWYVGFTLLGLNIVIYGFMTWAPIYYFEQGGDIQEATHKALLFPIAGALGSLFIGWLCDKFFAKRRLFVGVMAMVVLLFSVLLFPYSTDPLVSLTCLVFVGATAYGTEVLLVSQFPMIFGKQKNMATIVGVIDSIGYLGAAITSVTSGFLTDIWGWSAAFYFWIGGGLFAMIFLLICQRQLGHTLR, from the coding sequence ATGACACGACAACAGAAGAAAGCGCTTTTTATCCTCTGGTTTGGCTATGCCAATTTTTATCTGTTGCGACTCAACTATGGTATAGCTATGCCGGGAATCATGGCCGAATATGGCTATAGCAGAGGAGAACTTGGCCTGGGGGCAAGTTTCTTTTTTATGCTCTATGCCCTTGGCCTGGTGGTAAGTGGGGTGCTCAGTGACAGACTAGGACCGAAAAGGATTTTGGTCTTTGGCCTGCTCTGCTCCATTCTTGTTAATCTGGCCTTTCCGTCTATTGCTGGTAGCCTCTTCGGCATTGTTTTTCTTTGGTCTATAAATGGTTTTTTTCAGGCAATGGGCTGGGCGCCTACGGTGAAGATGACTTCACCGTGGTTTGAGGAGGGGCAGAAGGGTCGGGCCTCGGCGATTCTTGGTACCTCATATATTATCGGCAGTGCTCTGAGTTGGCTTCTTGCCGGTTATCTGGCCCAAAACTACTCCTGGCGTCTTGTCTTCTATGGCCCAACCCTCATCGCCGCAGTCATCTTAGCTCTCTACCTGATCTATATAGAGCAATATCCACAGGCCACTACCCCTGCCAGACAGTCTATCTTGAAGACCTTGGGCGCTGTTTTGGCTGAGAGGGAAATTTGGTATGTGGGTTTTACCCTTTTAGGGCTTAATATCGTGATCTATGGATTTATGACCTGGGCACCCATATACTATTTTGAGCAGGGTGGAGATATTCAGGAGGCGACCCATAAGGCCCTCCTTTTTCCCATAGCCGGAGCCCTGGGTAGCCTTTTTATAGGCTGGCTTTGTGATAAGTTCTTTGCCAAGAGGCGACTCTTTGTCGGCGTCATGGCCATGGTTGTTCTTCTCTTCTCTGTCCTTCTTTTTCCCTATAGCACCGATCCTCTTGTCTCGCTGACCTGTCTTGTTTTCGTCGGGGCCACAGCCTATGGTACAGAGGTTCTTCTGGTTTCTCAGTTTCCCATGATATTTGGCAAGCAAAAGAATATGGCAACCATTGTTGGCGTTATTGATAGTATAGGTTATCTGGGAGCAGCCATAACCAGTGTGACAAGCGGCTTTTTGACTGATATTTGGGGCTGGTCAGCGGCCTTCTATTTCTGGATAGGAGGTGGCTTGTTCGCTATGATCTTCCTCCTTATCTGTCAGCGACAGCTGGGGCATACCCTTCGGTAA
- a CDS encoding GntR family transcriptional regulator — translation MAGIVKITYSGQVVKYIKDMVLKGELAPGDQVKEAEISKKLDISRAPVREAMQILINEGLVSSKPQKRKYITALTSKEIIDSYFTGGVLEAAAVAKSLDAYLAKDIVRLEKIVEKMHDLADSDSRSEQLATLDNHFHDVLFSRVDNQLLIELCRRSCQEISKFLLFRYWRNLFSVAEVYSRHKAIVDAIKNGDLVELEKVIRKHYNDSGLRMSRYGIDKIDLTNKGINQD, via the coding sequence ATGGCAGGTATAGTAAAAATTACTTATAGTGGCCAGGTAGTTAAATATATTAAAGATATGGTCCTTAAGGGGGAGCTTGCCCCTGGCGATCAGGTTAAAGAAGCAGAAATATCAAAAAAATTAGATATTAGCCGTGCCCCTGTTCGAGAGGCAATGCAAATACTTATAAACGAAGGTCTGGTTTCTTCTAAGCCTCAAAAGAGAAAATATATAACCGCATTAACCTCGAAAGAAATTATTGATAGTTATTTTACGGGCGGTGTTCTTGAGGCAGCAGCGGTTGCCAAGTCCCTGGACGCCTATTTAGCAAAAGATATTGTAAGGCTCGAAAAAATTGTAGAAAAAATGCATGATCTCGCTGACTCGGACAGTCGTAGCGAACAGCTTGCCACCCTCGACAATCATTTTCACGACGTGCTGTTTTCCCGTGTTGATAATCAACTATTGATTGAGCTTTGTCGGCGATCCTGTCAGGAGATTTCAAAATTTTTGCTATTTCGTTATTGGCGTAATCTGTTTTCAGTGGCAGAGGTCTATTCCCGTCATAAGGCAATTGTTGATGCTATAAAAAATGGTGACCTCGTGGAATTAGAGAAAGTCATTAGAAAGCATTATAATGATTCAGGACTGAGAATGTCACGCTATGGTATAGATAAAATTGATTTAACAAATAAAGGAATAAATCAAGACTGA